In a single window of the Osmerus eperlanus chromosome 4, fOsmEpe2.1, whole genome shotgun sequence genome:
- the camk2n1b gene encoding calcium/calmodulin-dependent protein kinase II inhibitor 1b produces the protein MSEVMPYKEENMSHYEGKEEEEGQISITCRLQDTNNFFGTAQNKRPPKLGQIGRSKRVVIEDDSTENVPKNAMEKAPDDV, from the exons ATGTCAGAGGTGATGCCTTACAAAGAGGAAAACATGTCTCACTATGAaggtaaggaggaggaggagggacaaaTCTCCATCACCTGTCGCCTGCAGGATACCAATAACTTCTTTGGCACTGCTCAGAATAAAAGACCCCCTAAACTGGGGCAAATTGGGAGAAGCAAACGAG TTGTCATTGAAGATGATAGCACAGAAAATGTGCCCAAAAATGCAATGGAAAAGGCACCAGATGATGTCTGA
- the mul1b gene encoding mitochondrial ubiquitin ligase activator of NFKB 1, translated as MDPVGNPSTGQVLLLATSSALTAFFYSVYKSRATIVARLKDAKKVTIDQDLNNILSEAPGKCVQYAVIEGVVKSVKETLNSQFVDNCKGVIERLTLKEKKMVWNRTTHLWNDTEKVIHQRTNTVPFDLASTNEAVTTTVRVMRPLDSAELDLETTYENFHPTVQSFTNVIGHFISGERPKGIHEMEEMLRLGENVTGVGELVLDNHLVKLQPPKQGFRYFLSRLDYEGLLKKQESSVRVWRFLTVVFGVAACTTLLLMLWKQYVQRRRRGKERSVLDEFKEQQRARMQELNVEEDTVSSSACAVCLSRERSCVFLECGHVCACFQCYQALADPKKCPICRATIDRVVPLYNS; from the exons ATGGATCCTGTTGGGAATCCCTCCACTGGGCAAGTCCTGCTGTTGGCCACCAGCTCAGCCCTAACGGCTTTCTTTTACTCTGTGTACAAGAGCAGGGCAACAATAGTTGCTAGGCTAAAG GATGCCAAAAAGGTGACTATTGATCAAGATCTAAATAACATCTTGTCTGAAGCACCGGGGAAGTGTGTCCAATATGCTGTGATTGAAG GTGTGGTGAAATCAGTAAAAGAGACATTAAACAGCCAGTTTGTGGACAATTGCAAAGGTGTTATAGAGAGATTGACCCTGAAGGAGAAGAAAATGGTATGGAATCGCACCACCCATCTCTG GAATGACACAGAGAAGGTGATCCACCAGCGCACCAACACCGTGCCATTTGACCTTGCATCCACCAATGAGGCCGTGACCACTACAGTGCGTGTCATGCGTCCACTCGACTCAGCAGAGTTGGACCTGGAAACCACCTACGAGAACTTCCACCCGACCGTGCAGTCCTTCACCAACGTCATCGGCCACTTCATCAGCGGGGAGCGGCCCAAGGGCATCCACgagatggaggagatgctgCGCCTGGGGGAGAACGTGACAGGGGTGGGGGAGCTGGTTCTGGACAACCACCTGGTGAAGCTCCAGCCCCCCAAGCAGGGCTTCCGCTACTTCCTGAGTCGGCTGGACTACGAAGGCCTGCTGAAGAAGCAGGAGAGCAgcgtgagggtgtggaggttcCTCACCGTGGTGTTCGGGGTGGCCGCCTGCACCACGCTGCTGCTGATGCTGTGGAAGCAGTACGTGCAGCGCAggcggagggggaaggagaggagcgtGCTGGACGAGTTCAAGGAGCAGCAGAGAGCTCGCATGCAGGAGCTGAATGTGGAGGAGGACACAGTCTCTTCCAGCGCCTGCGCCGTGTGCCTGAGCCGCGAGCGCTCCTGTGTGTTCCTGGAATGTGgacatgtgtgtgcctgttttcaGTGCTACCAGGCCCTGGCAGACCCAAAGAAGTGTCCCATCTGCAGGGCGACTATAGACAGGGTGGTGCCTCTCTATAACAGCTAA
- the fam43b gene encoding protein FAM43B — MLPWRRSKFVLVENEAKTKPKSLGAGLTYHSILSSLLRSCPDLLPDCPFDWLGNVFQNKRQKVELNKEDPTYNVRYLGSIVTITAKGEGCTQEAVAKIWTRSNYGEQSIKMRLTVGAQGIRMSADKSGKKKPTHLYSLNRITYCTSDPYRPKILAWIYRHQVKNKAVVLRCHAVLVTKSEKARAISNRLYQTSTSAFSEFKRLKRQSDFRHCQQQLLGDEVVPLMPLRRLLNGHCYYRPPADHAGTAPRLYSITEEEEETEEEQEQEKEDGGQEREEGDIQRKEKGEKKKEEEGNRETFTDPIRFCQMDLGDLVNGLKECQINIISDGNNNTMTFISSLV, encoded by the coding sequence ATGCTGCCCTGGAGAAGGAGTAAGTTTGTGCTGGTGGAGAACGAGGCCAAGACGAAGCCTAAGAGTCTTGGAGCCGGGCTTACCTAtcactccatcctctcctccctgctgcgCTCCTGCCCAGACCTGCTCCCGGACTGCCCCTTCGACTGGCTCGGCAACGTCTTCCAGAACAAACGGCAGAAGGTTGAGCTAAACAAGGAGGACCCCACCTACAATGTACGTTACCTGGGAAGCATAGTGACCATCACGGCCAAGGGAGAGGGATGCACTCAGGAGGCGGTGGCCAAGATCTGGACCAGGAGCAACTACGGAGAGCAGAGCATCAAGATGAGACTGACTGTGGGAGCGCAGGGCATCAGGATGAGCGCTGACAAGTCTGGGAAGAAGAAGCCGACTCATCTGTACTCTCTGAACCGGATCACATACTGCACATCTGACCCCTACAGGCCCAAAATACTGGCCTGGATCTACCGGCACCAGGTGAAGAACAAGGCAGTGGTCTTGCGTTGCCACGCCGTCCTGGTCACCAAGTCAGAGAAGGCCCGGGCCATCTCAAACAGACTTTACCAGACCTCCACGTCGGCCTTCAGTGAGTTCAAACGTCTGAAACGTCAGAGCGACTTCCGACACTGccagcagcagctgctgggAGACGAGGTGGTGCCACTCATGCCGCTGAGGAGACTGCTCAACGGACACTGCTACTACCGGCCGCCTGCCGACCACGCTGGCACTGCCCCCCGCCTCTACTCCATtaccgaggaggaggaagagactgaggaggagcaggagcaggagaaggaagaCGGAGGCCAggaaagggaagagggggacattcagaggaaggagaaaggggaaaagaagaaggaggaggaggggaatcgTGAGACTTTCACTGACCCCATTCGATTCTGTCAAATGGACTTGGGGGACTTGGTTAATGGACTAAAGGAGTGCCAAATCAACATCATCAGCGATGGCAACAACAATACAATGACATTCATCAGTTCTCTAGTGTGA